Genomic segment of Myxococcus stipitatus:
TGGTGAGCCCGCGTGAGTATCTGCTTCGCGAGGTGGAGGCCGCGCTGGCCGAAGACGCCTCGGTCGAAGAAGTGGTGCGACTGAAGGACGACTACGGCCTGCAGTTCACGAAGGACGGCGAGTCCGTCCAGACGTTCCTGGACAACCTCTTCGCGGAGACCCGCGAGCTGTCTCCCGAGCAGCGCGCGCAGGTCATCCGCCGCTTCCTCGGGGCCTTCGCGAAGACACAGGACCGCCAGTCCACGTGGGAGGAGGTCCAATCCCAGCTGCTCCCCGTGGTGCGCGCGGCCGCGTTCGGCGTGATGGCGCCTCCGGCGGATGCGCCCACGCGCACGCTGGTGGCGCGCCACACGCTCCCCTTCCTGCGCGAGCTGCTGGTGGTGGACCAGCCCGACGCGTCCATGTACGTGCAGTACGAGCACCTCAACGAGTGGGGCGTCTCCGAGGAGGAGGCCTTCGTCACCGCCTTCGCCAACCTCGCGCGCATCCAGGACGTGGGCGTGGACCTCCAGGAGGAGCGGCCCAGCCCCATCTGGTCCGTGGACTCGGAGGACTCGTATGAGACGTCGCGGCTGTTGCTCCCGGGCTTCCTCGCGTCCTTCGCGGGGCGCGTGTCGGGACGACCCATCGCCGTCATCCCCACGCGCTCCACGCTGGTCATCGCCGGAGACCAGGACCCCGCCACGGTGAGCCGGCTGTGTGAGCTGGGCGAGCGCGAGTTCGACGCCAGCGCGCGCAGCATCTCCCCCGCGCTCTACACCGTGGACGACACGGGCCGCGTGGTGCCCTACCGCAGGCCCGGCCAGGACGCGCTCGCGCTGCGCATCCGCCGCACGCACGTGCGTCTGGCCATGGGTGAGTACACCGCCCAGAAGGAGTTCCTGGACGAGCAGCACGAGGCGAAGGAGGTGGACCTGTTCGTCGCCAGCTACGGCGCCCTGGTCCGCGAGAAGGACGAGTCGCCGCTCTCCTGGTGCAGCTGGAGCGAGGACGTGGACGCGCTCCTTCCGGAGACGGACGTGGTCGTCATGGCCCTGGGCGAGGACGACCTCCTCCCCGTGCCCTTCGCCGTCGTGCAGCGCCTGGCCCCCGGCTGCCTCACGCGGGTGCCGGAGCTGTGGCCGGTGCGCTACCGCACCACCGCGTGGCCCCAGCCCAAGGTCCTCGAGCAGCTGCGCGCGGCGGCCGTGGACATCTCGACGTACGAGGTCCCCTGACCTTCCCGGAGCGGACGATGCTCGCGTGCGTGGACGTGGACTACCGCTCGGATGTCACCGTCGCCGCGTGTGTCGTGTTCCGCGACTGGACGGACGCCGCCGAGGCCGCGCACCACGTGGAGCGCGGCCCTCCGGCCGAGTCCTACGAGCCGGGGCAGTTCTACCGTCGGGAGCTGCCGCACCTGCTGCGGGTGCTGGCCCGGGTGCCCGAGACGCTGGAGGCCATCGTCGTGGATGGCTATGTGTGGCTGGGTGACGACAAGCCCGGCCTGGGCGCCCACCTGTACGAGGCGCTGGGTCGCGCGGTGCCCGTCATCGGCGTGGCGAAGACGGCCTTCCACTCCAGCAACAACGCCGTCCCCGTGCTGCGAGGCCAGAGCCAGCGCCCCCTCTTCGTCACCGCCGTGGGCCTGAGCCCCACCGCCGCCGCGGCGCACATCCAGCACATGCACGGCGACGCGCGCAGGCCCACGCTGCTGGGCCGCGTGGACCGGCTGTGCCGC
This window contains:
- a CDS encoding DUF1444 family protein translates to MGFWKRLFGGGKEDAGSKEVVSPREYLLREVEAALAEDASVEEVVRLKDDYGLQFTKDGESVQTFLDNLFAETRELSPEQRAQVIRRFLGAFAKTQDRQSTWEEVQSQLLPVVRAAAFGVMAPPADAPTRTLVARHTLPFLRELLVVDQPDASMYVQYEHLNEWGVSEEEAFVTAFANLARIQDVGVDLQEERPSPIWSVDSEDSYETSRLLLPGFLASFAGRVSGRPIAVIPTRSTLVIAGDQDPATVSRLCELGEREFDASARSISPALYTVDDTGRVVPYRRPGQDALALRIRRTHVRLAMGEYTAQKEFLDEQHEAKEVDLFVASYGALVREKDESPLSWCSWSEDVDALLPETDVVVMALGEDDLLPVPFAVVQRLAPGCLTRVPELWPVRYRTTAWPQPKVLEQLRAAAVDISTYEVP
- a CDS encoding endonuclease V translates to MLACVDVDYRSDVTVAACVVFRDWTDAAEAAHHVERGPPAESYEPGQFYRRELPHLLRVLARVPETLEAIVVDGYVWLGDDKPGLGAHLYEALGRAVPVIGVAKTAFHSSNNAVPVLRGQSQRPLFVTAVGLSPTAAAAHIQHMHGDARRPTLLGRVDRLCREG